One Rhizobium sp. NRK18 genomic window carries:
- a CDS encoding DMT family transporter: MTAVQKAYLALVIATLSWGGNTVAGKFAVGHITPSMLTLSRWVLAVTLIFAISVPQLKRDWPVLRQHIPLLIGYGAIGFTGFNFFLYSALQYTSAVNAAIEQAGIPMLIFVLNYILFRTRVAAAQIVGFALTLVGVAVTASHGDLMRLVNLTVNFGDGLMLVCVIIYAGYTVALRWKPQLHWKSMMAATAVGALLASIPVAAWEISRVGVQWPDTRGWGIAVFAGIFPSLVSQILFIKGVEGIGPNRAGLFINMIPAFATILSIAILGERLELFHIVAIVLVLAGIAIAEWRRKQPV, translated from the coding sequence ATGACCGCCGTACAGAAGGCCTATCTGGCGCTGGTCATCGCGACGCTGAGCTGGGGCGGCAACACGGTGGCGGGCAAGTTCGCCGTCGGGCACATCACGCCGTCCATGCTGACGCTGTCGCGCTGGGTTCTGGCCGTCACCCTGATCTTCGCGATCTCGGTGCCGCAACTCAAGCGCGACTGGCCTGTTCTGCGCCAGCACATACCGCTGCTCATCGGCTACGGCGCGATCGGCTTCACCGGCTTCAACTTCTTCCTCTACTCGGCACTGCAATATACCAGCGCCGTCAATGCCGCGATCGAGCAGGCCGGCATTCCGATGCTGATCTTCGTCCTCAACTACATACTGTTCCGCACGCGGGTTGCAGCCGCCCAGATCGTTGGCTTTGCGCTGACCCTTGTCGGCGTCGCGGTCACCGCCTCGCATGGCGACCTGATGCGGCTCGTCAACCTCACCGTCAACTTCGGCGACGGCCTGATGCTGGTCTGCGTCATCATCTATGCCGGCTACACGGTGGCACTGCGCTGGAAGCCGCAGCTTCACTGGAAGAGCATGATGGCGGCCACCGCCGTCGGCGCACTGCTTGCCAGCATTCCGGTTGCTGCCTGGGAGATATCGCGCGTCGGCGTGCAATGGCCCGATACGCGCGGCTGGGGCATCGCCGTCTTTGCCGGCATCTTCCCGTCCCTGGTCTCGCAGATCCTGTTCATCAAGGGTGTCGAGGGCATCGGACCGAACCGCGCCGGACTGTTCATCAACATGATCCCGGCCTTCGCCACCATCCTTTCGATCGCCATCCTCGGCGAGCGGCTCGAACTCTTCCACATCGTGGCGATCGTGCTCGTTCTTGCCGGCATCGCCATTGCCGAATGGCGGCGCAAGCAGCCGGTATAA
- a CDS encoding adenylosuccinate synthase, with product MANVVVVGSQWGDEGKGKIVDWLSERADIVVRFQGGHNAGHTLVIDGVSYKLSLLPSGVVREGKLAVIGNGVVVDPHALIAEIDRLEQQGVKISPENLRIADNATLILSLHRELDGLREDAASNSGTKIGTTRRGIGPAYEDKVGRRAIRVMDLADKDSLALKVDRILTHHNALRRGFGEPEIAHATIMEELTSVADRILPYRETVWLLLDKARRRGSRILFEGAQGTLLDIDHGTYPFVTSSNTVAGQAAAGSGMGPGAVGYILGITKAYTTRVGEGPFPTELTDEVGQFLGERGREFGTVTGRKRRCGWFDAALVRQSVATNGIHGIALTKLDVLDGLDEIKICVGYMLDGEQIDHLPASQGAQQRVEPIYVTLEGWKESTVGARKWADLPAQAIKYVRQVEELIGAPVALLSTSPERDDTILVTDPFED from the coding sequence ATGGCGAACGTCGTTGTTGTTGGATCGCAGTGGGGTGACGAAGGAAAGGGCAAGATTGTCGACTGGCTCTCCGAGCGCGCCGATATCGTCGTGCGTTTCCAGGGCGGCCACAATGCGGGCCATACTCTCGTCATCGACGGTGTTTCCTACAAGCTTTCGCTGCTTCCCTCGGGCGTCGTGCGCGAAGGCAAGCTCGCCGTCATCGGCAACGGCGTCGTCGTCGACCCGCATGCGCTGATCGCCGAAATCGACCGGCTGGAGCAGCAGGGCGTCAAGATTTCGCCGGAAAATCTCCGTATCGCTGACAATGCGACGCTGATTCTGTCGCTGCACCGCGAGCTGGACGGCCTTCGCGAAGATGCGGCCTCGAACAGCGGCACGAAAATTGGAACGACGCGCCGGGGCATAGGCCCTGCATACGAGGACAAGGTCGGCCGCCGCGCAATCCGCGTGATGGACCTGGCCGACAAGGACAGTCTGGCACTGAAGGTGGATCGAATTCTGACGCATCACAATGCGCTGCGTCGCGGTTTCGGCGAGCCGGAGATCGCGCATGCGACGATCATGGAAGAGCTGACCTCGGTCGCCGACCGGATCCTGCCTTACCGCGAAACCGTGTGGCTGCTGCTCGACAAGGCGCGCCGTCGCGGCTCGCGTATCCTGTTTGAAGGCGCCCAGGGCACGCTGCTGGACATCGATCACGGCACCTATCCGTTCGTCACCTCGTCGAACACGGTTGCCGGTCAGGCCGCTGCCGGTTCGGGCATGGGTCCGGGGGCCGTCGGCTACATCCTCGGCATCACCAAGGCCTACACGACCCGCGTCGGCGAAGGTCCGTTCCCAACCGAACTGACCGACGAGGTCGGCCAGTTCCTCGGCGAGCGTGGCCGCGAATTCGGCACGGTGACGGGCCGCAAGCGCCGTTGCGGCTGGTTCGATGCGGCGCTGGTGCGCCAGTCGGTTGCCACCAACGGCATTCACGGGATCGCGCTGACGAAGCTTGACGTGCTCGACGGTCTCGACGAGATCAAGATCTGCGTCGGCTACATGCTGGACGGCGAGCAGATCGATCATCTGCCGGCGAGCCAGGGTGCGCAGCAGCGGGTCGAGCCGATCTACGTGACGCTGGAAGGCTGGAAGGAATCGACCGTCGGCGCCCGCAAATGGGCCGATCTGCCGGCCCAGGCGATCAAATATGTCCGCCAGGTGGAAGAGCTCATCGGTGCGCCGGTGGCATTGCTTTCGACCAGCCCTGAGCGTGACGACACGATACTTGTGACGGACCCCTTTGAAGACTAA
- the rpoH gene encoding RNA polymerase sigma factor RpoH produces MARASLPVIASGEAGLSRYLDEIRKFPMLEPQQEYMLAKRYQEHGDRNAAHELVTSHLRLVAKIAMGYRGYGLPIGEVVSEGNVGLMQAVKKFDPERGFRLATYAMWWIKASIQEYILRSWSLVKMGTTANQKRLFFNLRRLKGKLQAIDEGDLKPDQVSEIATKLNVSEEEVVSMNRRLSGDASLNAPIRATEGESGQWQDWLVDDHDSQEQVLIEQDELETRRSMLVNAMKSLNDRERRIFQARRLSEDPVTLEELSSEFDISRERVRQIEVRAFEKVQEAVQKEARDRAKAVRVVDADASL; encoded by the coding sequence ATGGCCCGCGCATCATTGCCAGTCATCGCCTCAGGCGAAGCCGGTCTCAGCCGGTATCTGGACGAAATCCGCAAATTTCCCATGCTGGAACCGCAGCAGGAATACATGCTTGCCAAGCGGTATCAGGAGCATGGCGACCGCAACGCCGCCCATGAACTGGTGACGAGCCACCTGCGCCTCGTCGCCAAGATCGCCATGGGCTATCGCGGCTACGGCCTGCCGATCGGCGAGGTCGTTTCCGAAGGCAATGTTGGCCTCATGCAGGCCGTGAAGAAATTCGACCCGGAACGCGGCTTCCGCCTGGCGACCTACGCCATGTGGTGGATCAAGGCGTCGATCCAGGAGTACATCCTGCGCTCGTGGTCGCTCGTGAAGATGGGCACCACCGCCAATCAGAAGCGCCTGTTCTTCAACCTGCGCCGCCTGAAGGGCAAGCTGCAGGCGATCGACGAAGGTGACCTGAAGCCCGATCAGGTGAGCGAGATCGCCACCAAGCTGAACGTTTCCGAGGAAGAAGTCGTCTCGATGAACCGGAGGCTCTCCGGTGACGCATCGCTGAACGCACCGATCCGGGCAACGGAAGGCGAATCCGGCCAGTGGCAGGATTGGCTGGTCGATGACCACGACAGCCAGGAACAGGTGCTGATCGAGCAGGACGAGCTGGAAACCCGCCGCTCGATGCTGGTCAACGCCATGAAGTCGCTGAACGACCGCGAAAGGCGCATCTTCCAGGCCCGCCGCCTGTCGGAAGATCCGGTGACGCTCGAGGAGCTGTCGTCCGAGTTCGACATCAGCCGCGAACGCGTGCGCCAGATCGAGGTCCGCGCCTTCGAGAAGGTCCAGGAAGCCGTCCAGAAGGAAGCCCGCGACCGCGCCAAGGCCGTTCGCGTGGTGGACGCCGACGCCAGCCTCTGA
- a CDS encoding RluA family pseudouridine synthase, translated as MKAPFKQGQDNKKVLTADETASGRLDTWLAAGLEGEFSRSRIKSLIEGGNLTVNGSVVDGAHRKIRPGDVVEIALPEPEDPEPQGENIPLDILYEDDDVIVINKPAGLVVHPGAGNWTGTLVNALIHHCGDSLSGIGGVKRPGIVHRLDKDTTGVMIVAKNDLAHRSLSAQFADHGQTTELARAYKAIVWGRPAQIRGTIDLPLGRSMSDRTKRAVKREGAVDADHAVTHFEVLERFHERPDATALASLVECHLETGRTHQIRVHMAHIGHPLIGDAQYGGGYRTKANLLTEEAKAVVNRFPRQALHAFMLQFEHPSTGEVMHFEAPLPADMAELAEVLKSV; from the coding sequence ATGAAAGCCCCCTTTAAACAAGGTCAAGACAATAAGAAAGTCCTCACGGCGGATGAAACGGCATCCGGGCGACTGGACACCTGGCTTGCGGCCGGGCTGGAGGGGGAATTCTCGCGCAGCCGCATCAAGAGCCTGATCGAGGGCGGCAACCTCACCGTCAATGGCAGCGTCGTCGACGGTGCGCACCGCAAGATCCGTCCCGGCGACGTCGTCGAGATCGCCCTGCCGGAGCCGGAAGATCCCGAACCGCAGGGCGAGAATATCCCGCTCGACATTCTCTACGAGGATGACGACGTCATCGTCATCAACAAGCCGGCAGGCCTCGTCGTCCATCCCGGCGCCGGCAACTGGACCGGCACCCTCGTCAACGCGCTGATCCATCACTGCGGCGACAGCCTGTCGGGCATCGGCGGCGTGAAGCGTCCGGGCATCGTCCACCGGCTGGACAAGGATACGACCGGCGTCATGATCGTCGCCAAGAACGATCTCGCCCATCGCTCGCTGTCGGCGCAGTTTGCCGACCACGGCCAGACGACGGAGCTCGCCCGTGCCTACAAGGCGATCGTCTGGGGCCGCCCCGCGCAGATCCGCGGCACGATCGACCTGCCGCTCGGCCGCTCCATGTCCGACCGCACCAAGCGCGCCGTTAAGCGCGAGGGCGCCGTCGACGCCGATCACGCCGTCACCCATTTCGAGGTGCTGGAGCGCTTTCACGAACGCCCGGACGCCACCGCGCTGGCCTCTCTGGTCGAATGCCACCTAGAAACCGGTCGCACGCACCAGATCCGTGTGCACATGGCCCATATCGGCCACCCGCTGATCGGCGACGCGCAATATGGCGGCGGCTATCGCACCAAGGCCAATCTGCTGACGGAGGAAGCAAAGGCCGTGGTCAACCGTTTCCCGCGTCAGGCGCTGCATGCCTTCATGCTGCAGTTCGAGCATCCCTCGACCGGCGAAGTCATGCATTTCGAGGCGCCGTTGCCTGCCGATATGGCCGAGCTGGCCGAGGTCCTGAAGAGCGTCTGA
- a CDS encoding TrmH family RNA methyltransferase has translation MSAERSVIVIDDPQDQRITYFRDIREKDMTRREGRFIAEGTVVLRMLAEAHRRGNGIVAEAVLVLRNRLAGIQDILERFPEDVPVYVAEQAVIDAIAGFHLHRGILALGRREDAPDLDAELASLPENALVVVACGISNHDNIGAIFRNAAAFGVDAVFLDQTSCDPLYRKALRVSVGSVLSVPYMRGGSDTELVSRLADAGFDVFCLSPSGQRRITDVAPQGRTALVLGTEGEGLSPDILSRFTVVSIAQAPGLDSLNVATAAGIALHEIASAAGRLR, from the coding sequence ATGTCCGCCGAACGCTCCGTCATTGTCATCGACGATCCGCAGGATCAGCGGATCACCTATTTCCGTGACATCCGCGAGAAGGACATGACACGGCGCGAGGGCCGGTTCATCGCCGAGGGCACCGTCGTCCTGAGGATGCTCGCCGAAGCCCACCGGCGCGGCAACGGCATCGTGGCCGAGGCGGTGCTCGTTTTGCGCAACAGGCTCGCCGGCATTCAGGACATTCTGGAGCGCTTTCCGGAAGACGTGCCCGTTTATGTCGCGGAGCAGGCGGTGATCGATGCGATTGCCGGCTTTCACCTGCATCGCGGCATCCTGGCGCTCGGACGCCGCGAGGATGCGCCGGATCTCGACGCCGAGCTGGCGTCGCTGCCGGAGAACGCGCTCGTGGTCGTCGCCTGCGGCATTTCCAACCACGACAATATCGGCGCCATCTTCCGCAATGCGGCCGCCTTCGGCGTCGATGCGGTCTTCCTTGACCAGACGAGCTGCGATCCGCTCTACCGCAAGGCGCTGCGGGTCTCCGTAGGCTCGGTGCTGTCGGTGCCCTACATGCGCGGCGGTTCGGACACCGAACTCGTTTCACGCCTGGCGGATGCCGGGTTCGATGTCTTCTGCCTGTCGCCCTCCGGCCAGCGACGGATCACCGATGTCGCTCCGCAGGGCCGCACGGCGCTCGTTCTCGGCACCGAGGGGGAGGGGCTCTCGCCAGACATCCTGTCACGCTTCACGGTGGTCAGCATCGCCCAGGCGCCGGGTCTCGACAGCCTGAACGTGGCGACGGCGGCCGGCATCGCGCTGCACGAGATCGCGTCGGCAGCGGGGCGCCTGCGCTAG
- a CDS encoding DUF1134 domain-containing protein translates to MFLKKLRTWARLRLVTAFLAFASLTVPSSSTYAATNAEYSMQEIVDAGHSFFGETSGGLAKVIETAFSKYGLPNGYILGQEGSGALIAGLTYGEGALYTKNVGEHTVFWQGPSLGLDYGGNGDRTMMLVYDLPNVDDLYDRFGGVNGSAYVVAGVGMTVLRNRDVLLVPIRTGIGARLGINVGYLKLTRQPTWNPF, encoded by the coding sequence ATGTTTCTGAAAAAATTGCGCACCTGGGCACGACTGCGGCTCGTCACCGCCTTTTTGGCCTTCGCAAGCCTGACTGTGCCTTCCAGTTCTACTTACGCCGCCACGAATGCCGAATATTCGATGCAGGAGATCGTCGATGCCGGCCATTCCTTCTTCGGCGAAACCAGCGGCGGTCTCGCCAAGGTGATCGAGACGGCGTTTTCCAAATACGGCCTGCCGAATGGCTACATTCTCGGCCAGGAAGGCTCCGGCGCCCTGATTGCCGGCCTGACCTACGGCGAAGGCGCCCTTTACACCAAGAATGTCGGCGAGCACACCGTGTTCTGGCAGGGCCCTTCGCTCGGCCTCGATTACGGCGGCAACGGCGACCGCACGATGATGCTGGTCTACGATCTGCCGAATGTCGACGATCTCTATGACCGCTTCGGCGGCGTCAACGGCTCGGCCTATGTGGTCGCCGGCGTCGGCATGACGGTTCTGAGGAACCGCGACGTGCTGCTCGTGCCGATCCGCACCGGGATCGGGGCGCGTCTGGGCATCAATGTCGGCTATCTGAAGCTGACCCGCCAGCCGACCTGGAACCCCTTCTGA
- the chpT gene encoding histidine phosphotransferase ChpT, producing MTNPNLTLSGPDLAALLCSRVCHDVISPVGAINNGLELLDEGGADEDALDLIRASALNASVRLKFARLAFGASGSVGASIDTGEAEKAAKDFAAAEKKVEVSWSGPRAIVAKNRVKMLLNLFLVSYSSIPRGGSIDVTLENPEFDAKFTLVSKGRMMRVPAKFAELLNGTLSEAVDAHAVQPYYTVLLAEEAGMKIEYQVTEEAIIFTAEVAPAA from the coding sequence ATGACCAATCCGAACCTCACCCTTTCCGGCCCGGACCTGGCCGCTCTCCTGTGCAGCCGCGTCTGCCATGACGTGATCTCGCCGGTCGGTGCGATCAACAACGGTCTCGAGCTTCTGGACGAAGGCGGGGCGGACGAGGATGCACTCGATCTGATCCGCGCCAGCGCGCTCAACGCCTCGGTCCGGCTGAAGTTCGCACGGCTCGCCTTCGGCGCATCCGGCTCGGTCGGTGCATCCATCGATACGGGCGAAGCCGAGAAGGCTGCCAAGGATTTCGCAGCCGCCGAGAAGAAGGTCGAGGTCAGCTGGAGCGGTCCGCGCGCCATCGTCGCCAAGAACCGCGTCAAGATGCTCCTCAACCTGTTCCTGGTCAGCTACTCGTCGATCCCGCGCGGCGGTTCGATTGACGTAACGCTCGAAAATCCGGAATTCGACGCCAAGTTCACGCTTGTCTCCAAGGGACGGATGATGCGGGTTCCGGCAAAGTTCGCAGAACTTCTGAACGGCACGCTGTCCGAAGCGGTCGATGCCCACGCCGTCCAGCCCTACTACACGGTGCTGCTCGCCGAGGAAGCCGGTATGAAGATCGAGTATCAGGTGACGGAAGAGGCGATCATCTTCACCGCAGAAGTTGCGCCGGCCGCGTAA
- a CDS encoding PleD family two-component system response regulator — translation MLRLMIVDGSDIVRKVGKRILSELGYLVMEASSAREAIVRCEADLPKILIVDAAMEGALDLIANVRALPNGADVRIFYCVVEADLKTMMPGKRAGADDFLMKPFDRRILTEKFGHIVVAA, via the coding sequence ATGCTCAGACTGATGATCGTCGACGGGTCGGACATCGTCCGGAAGGTTGGCAAGCGAATTCTGTCGGAGCTTGGCTATCTGGTCATGGAAGCGTCGAGCGCCCGCGAGGCGATCGTACGCTGCGAGGCAGACCTTCCGAAGATCCTCATCGTCGATGCGGCCATGGAGGGCGCGCTCGACCTGATCGCCAATGTGCGGGCTCTTCCCAACGGCGCGGACGTTCGCATTTTCTACTGCGTCGTCGAAGCGGATCTGAAGACGATGATGCCCGGCAAGCGCGCCGGTGCCGACGATTTCCTGATGAAGCCGTTCGACCGCCGGATCCTCACCGAGAAGTTCGGTCACATCGTCGTGGCCGCCTGA
- the ctrA gene encoding response regulator transcription factor CtrA: MRVLLIEDDSATAQSIELMLKSENFNVYTTDLGEEGVDLGKLYDYDIILLDLNLPDMSGYEVLRTLRLSKVKTPILILSGMAGIEDKVRGLGFGADDYMTKPFHKDELVARIHAIVRRSKGHAQSVITTGDLVVNLDAKTVEVGGQRVHLTGKEYQMLELLSLRKGTTLTKEMFLNHLYGGMDEPELKIIDVFICKLRKKLANAAGGANYIETVWGRGYVLREPDGSEYMETA, translated from the coding sequence ATGCGGGTTCTACTCATCGAAGACGATAGTGCGACAGCACAGAGCATCGAACTGATGCTCAAATCGGAAAATTTCAACGTCTACACCACCGACCTCGGTGAAGAAGGCGTCGATCTGGGCAAGTTGTATGATTATGACATCATCCTGCTCGACCTTAACCTTCCCGACATGTCGGGTTACGAAGTGCTTCGCACACTTCGCTTGTCCAAGGTTAAGACACCTATCCTGATTCTTTCCGGCATGGCCGGCATTGAAGACAAGGTCCGAGGCCTCGGCTTCGGCGCCGACGATTACATGACCAAGCCGTTCCACAAGGACGAGCTGGTGGCCCGCATTCATGCGATCGTTCGTCGCTCGAAGGGACACGCCCAGTCGGTGATCACCACCGGCGACCTGGTCGTCAACCTGGATGCCAAGACTGTCGAAGTCGGCGGCCAGCGCGTTCACCTGACCGGCAAGGAATACCAGATGCTGGAGCTGCTTTCGCTCCGCAAGGGCACGACGCTCACCAAGGAAATGTTCCTCAACCACCTTTATGGCGGCATGGACGAGCCGGAACTCAAGATCATCGACGTGTTCATCTGCAAGCTGCGCAAGAAGCTCGCGAATGCCGCCGGTGGCGCCAACTACATCGAAACCGTATGGGGCCGCGGCTATGTGCTGCGCGAGCCCGACGGCAGCGAATACATGGAAACGGCCTGA
- a CDS encoding flagellar export protein FliJ has translation MKSRESLTRLKEFQVKEKRRQLQQLQMMMAEFERMADELENQIAFEEKKSGISDPSHFAYPTFAKAARQRADNLQGSIKELKIQQDAAELALEEVEAEYAKAAALEERDSSSQRLRA, from the coding sequence ATGAAGTCACGTGAGAGCCTTACACGCCTGAAGGAATTTCAGGTCAAGGAAAAGCGCCGTCAGTTGCAGCAGTTGCAGATGATGATGGCCGAGTTCGAGCGGATGGCCGACGAACTCGAAAACCAGATTGCCTTCGAAGAGAAGAAGTCCGGCATCAGCGATCCGTCGCATTTCGCCTATCCAACGTTTGCCAAGGCGGCGCGCCAGCGCGCCGACAATCTTCAGGGATCCATCAAGGAACTGAAGATCCAGCAGGATGCGGCGGAACTGGCGCTGGAAGAGGTCGAGGCGGAATACGCCAAGGCCGCGGCGCTTGAGGAGCGCGACAGCTCCTCGCAGCGGCTTCGCGCCTGA
- a CDS encoding paraquat-inducible protein A gives MKVLRAVCLFAAPFMLALGLVLPLIELNTLHFFSETPSLIGLLLELWGNGDALLAVIVGLFSVVFPVVKLIVLTAEFVNGKPKQAKGLLVAIFPYLAKWSMMDVMLVAIVIFAAKTSGFATAFTQPGLWFYAGSAILSGILPQIAPKPGD, from the coding sequence TTGAAGGTCCTGAGAGCAGTCTGTCTTTTTGCAGCACCCTTCATGCTGGCGCTTGGCCTGGTACTGCCGCTCATCGAACTCAACACGCTGCACTTCTTTTCCGAAACGCCATCGCTGATCGGATTGCTGCTCGAACTCTGGGGGAACGGCGACGCGCTGCTGGCCGTCATCGTCGGGCTGTTCTCCGTCGTCTTTCCGGTCGTCAAGCTGATCGTGCTGACGGCGGAATTCGTCAACGGCAAGCCGAAGCAGGCCAAGGGGCTGCTGGTGGCGATCTTTCCCTATCTTGCCAAGTGGTCGATGATGGACGTGATGCTGGTGGCAATCGTCATCTTCGCGGCCAAGACGTCGGGATTTGCGACGGCCTTCACCCAGCCGGGGCTGTGGTTCTACGCGGGATCGGCAATCCTGTCGGGTATCCTGCCGCAGATCGCGCCGAAACCGGGCGACTGA
- a CDS encoding DUF1153 domain-containing protein → MTELMRPRVKYVIGPDGSPLTIADLPPANTRRWVIRRKAEVVAAVRGGLLSLEEACERYTLTVEEFLSWQSSINSHGLAGLRTTRIQQYRH, encoded by the coding sequence ATGACCGAGTTAATGCGTCCACGTGTAAAATATGTCATCGGTCCCGATGGCAGCCCACTTACTATTGCTGATTTGCCACCCGCCAATACCCGTCGCTGGGTCATCCGCCGCAAGGCCGAAGTTGTCGCCGCCGTTCGCGGTGGTCTCCTGAGCCTGGAAGAGGCCTGCGAACGCTATACCCTTACCGTCGAAGAATTCCTGTCCTGGCAGTCTTCCATCAACAGCCATGGCCTTGCTGGTCTGAGAACCACTCGCATCCAGCAGTACCGCCATTGA
- a CDS encoding DUF2793 domain-containing protein has product MSEITANLKMPYILPSQAQKHVTHNEALQLIDAVVQLTIEDTLDDEPDTPDEGQCYLVGDSPTDAWAGKADRLAFRQDGAWIFIEPLEGWRAWFKADGRQRYCTGAGWTELPLPDEASFGRLGVNATADTSNRLAVSSPASLFNNAGSGHQIKVNKAASGDTASLLFQTGWSGRAEMGLAGNDEFSVKVSPDGASWATGFSIAPGGIVRLPNRPLARVSLSPQTATPVDGEETGFDTLHISQGAMTLGAALASGYGKSLVVPASGFYLVALSARIVTTTGHMLVLTANGSTGLVAVNDFAMVADGFSQHASAITYLSAGDTLTLKHFGTATYEFDVTKTEAMVLML; this is encoded by the coding sequence ATGTCCGAGATCACCGCCAATCTTAAGATGCCCTATATCCTGCCCTCGCAGGCGCAGAAGCATGTAACGCACAACGAGGCGCTGCAGCTGATCGATGCCGTCGTCCAGCTGACGATTGAGGATACGCTGGACGATGAGCCGGACACGCCCGACGAGGGGCAATGCTACCTCGTCGGCGACAGTCCGACGGATGCATGGGCCGGTAAGGCGGACCGCCTCGCCTTCCGGCAGGACGGCGCCTGGATCTTCATCGAGCCGCTGGAAGGTTGGCGCGCCTGGTTCAAGGCCGATGGCCGGCAGCGCTATTGCACGGGCGCTGGCTGGACCGAGTTGCCGCTGCCGGACGAGGCGAGCTTTGGCCGGCTCGGCGTCAACGCGACGGCGGACACCAGCAACCGGCTGGCGGTCTCTTCACCGGCGAGCCTCTTCAACAATGCCGGCAGCGGACATCAGATCAAGGTCAACAAGGCGGCGAGCGGCGATACGGCCTCGCTCCTCTTCCAGACCGGATGGTCCGGACGCGCCGAGATGGGGCTCGCCGGAAATGACGAGTTCTCGGTCAAGGTGAGCCCCGACGGCGCCAGCTGGGCAACGGGCTTTTCGATTGCGCCCGGCGGCATCGTCCGGCTTCCGAACAGGCCGCTGGCGCGGGTCTCGCTCTCCCCGCAGACCGCAACGCCCGTCGATGGCGAGGAAACCGGCTTTGACACCCTTCATATCAGCCAGGGCGCCATGACGCTCGGCGCAGCGCTTGCCAGCGGCTACGGCAAGTCGCTGGTCGTGCCGGCGTCCGGCTTTTATCTCGTCGCCCTTTCCGCCCGCATTGTCACGACCACCGGCCACATGCTGGTCCTGACGGCCAATGGTTCGACCGGCCTGGTGGCCGTTAACGATTTCGCAATGGTTGCCGACGGTTTCAGCCAGCATGCCAGCGCCATCACCTATCTTTCCGCCGGCGATACGCTGACCCTGAAGCATTTCGGCACGGCGACCTACGAGTTCGACGTGACGAAAACCGAGGCGATGGTGCTGATGCTGTGA